From a region of the Paenibacillus sp. FSL R10-2734 genome:
- the cydD gene encoding thiol reductant ABC exporter subunit CydD, with protein MNRRSSLISQQMSSQRKNMALLALISLALGTAIVSQAGLLAEAVQRVFVERASFSSVIILLGILLAVMAVRTLLSYGNGKVGLHMAATAKTNMRAAVLQKLTHASMPSTLRGQTGGKVSIALDAVDEADSYFSQYMPRMMEAAIIPILILVVTFTQHANTGFILLFTAPFIPLFMILVGLKTKNKSEEKYAQLAEFSGTFLDSLQGLVTLKIFGRAHRQQEKIERSSLSYRDATMGILKIAFTNTFMLESIVMLSIGIVALELAIQLLVFKSMTFHTAFLVLLLVPEFYNLLKNTGTAFHSGRTSMGAVRKVEQMLEETAGESKDANGNEGALTSDGIDEIDNMDRVDRISKLEHTYSGELSLPPSIVIDHLRFQYAPDLFELKTGRIQFNPGEHIAIVGKSGSGKTTLLHLIAGLLKPASGTVLVNESPLSQYAETAWFEHVSYITQHPYIFAGTFSENIAIGARGSVTRTEIERAGEEAGLTALTAQLEHGFDTFVGEGGRGLSGGEKQRLALARAFLKRPAIILFDEPTVGLDLHTERVLQRSIAKLAKKATMITVAHRLYTIQQADKILYMENGVLVDSGRHDELLERLPQYAEMVDVERKGGVSS; from the coding sequence GTGAATAGGAGATCCAGTCTGATTTCTCAGCAAATGTCTTCACAAAGGAAAAATATGGCCCTCCTCGCGCTCATTTCGCTCGCGCTTGGTACAGCTATTGTGAGTCAGGCTGGGCTGCTTGCTGAAGCAGTCCAACGAGTTTTTGTGGAGAGAGCTTCATTTTCATCGGTTATCATATTGCTCGGCATTCTTTTGGCTGTTATGGCTGTACGCACACTGTTATCGTATGGAAACGGTAAAGTTGGCTTGCATATGGCTGCCACTGCCAAGACAAATATGCGCGCAGCCGTGCTGCAAAAATTGACCCATGCTTCCATGCCTTCAACCCTTCGTGGACAGACAGGGGGGAAGGTCAGTATTGCTCTGGATGCTGTGGATGAGGCTGATAGTTATTTCAGTCAGTATATGCCGCGTATGATGGAAGCTGCTATCATCCCAATTCTGATTTTGGTCGTTACATTTACCCAACATGCCAACACAGGTTTCATTCTATTGTTTACAGCTCCTTTCATCCCACTGTTCATGATTTTGGTAGGGCTGAAAACGAAGAACAAATCCGAAGAAAAATATGCGCAACTGGCCGAGTTTTCAGGTACGTTTCTGGATTCTCTTCAAGGGCTGGTGACTTTGAAAATATTTGGACGGGCTCACCGTCAGCAAGAGAAGATTGAACGTAGTAGCCTGAGTTACCGTGATGCCACGATGGGCATTTTGAAGATTGCGTTTACGAATACCTTCATGCTGGAATCGATCGTGATGCTAAGCATTGGCATCGTCGCTCTCGAATTGGCCATCCAGTTGCTCGTTTTCAAATCTATGACATTCCATACCGCATTTCTCGTTTTGTTGCTCGTTCCCGAGTTTTACAACCTGTTAAAGAATACGGGAACGGCCTTTCACAGTGGCCGCACAAGTATGGGGGCGGTTCGTAAGGTGGAACAGATGCTTGAGGAAACGGCAGGGGAGAGCAAGGACGCAAATGGCAATGAAGGAGCATTAACATCCGATGGAATCGACGAGATCGACAATATGGATAGAGTCGACAGGATAAGCAAATTGGAACATACCTATTCCGGAGAGCTTTCATTGCCGCCATCCATCGTAATTGACCATCTTCGGTTTCAGTATGCTCCAGATTTATTCGAGCTTAAGACGGGTCGGATCCAGTTTAATCCGGGAGAACACATTGCAATTGTAGGCAAAAGTGGTTCCGGCAAAACGACTTTACTCCATCTCATTGCAGGTTTGCTGAAACCAGCATCGGGAACGGTTCTGGTGAATGAAAGCCCACTCTCGCAATACGCTGAGACTGCATGGTTCGAACATGTTAGCTACATTACACAGCATCCGTATATTTTTGCAGGCACATTTTCTGAAAATATTGCGATTGGTGCTCGTGGGAGTGTCACCAGGACAGAAATTGAACGGGCGGGGGAGGAAGCCGGACTCACTGCACTTACAGCTCAATTGGAGCATGGATTTGATACCTTTGTTGGTGAAGGAGGCAGGGGACTGTCTGGTGGGGAAAAGCAACGGCTGGCCTTGGCACGCGCTTTTTTGAAGCGTCCTGCCATCATTTTGTTTGATGAACCCACAGTTGGACTGGATTTGCACACCGAGCGGGTACTGCAACGCTCCATTGCCAAACTGGCAAAAAAGGCTACGATGATAACGGTGGCTCACCGATTATATACGATTCAACAAGCCGATAAGATTTTATATATGGAGAATGGAGTGTTGGTGGACTCCGGACGACATGACGAGCTTCTGGAGCGCCTGCCTCAGTATGCCGAGATGGTTGATGTAGAGCGGAAAGGGGGGGTATCATCTTGA
- a CDS encoding cytochrome d ubiquinol oxidase subunit II — translation MSYELIGISVLWLFLYGYLIIASIDFGAGFFAFYARLTKQDHLINRLISRYLSPVWEITNVFFIFFYIGIVGFFPDTAYYYGSALLVPGSIAVVLLAIRGSFYAFENYGSKKNIVYLFLYGATGLLIPASLSVALTLSEGGFILKQGETVSLDYWALFTNPLSWSIVGLAIVSVLFISGSFLTFYASRAEDHSALKLMRNYALFWSTPTIILALTAFIYLGQHNERHFQNMMDLWWLLALSVAFFMIAMWLLYNGRRYGLAFICIMLQFFTAFFAYGIGQYPYILDPYITIQSSATSPAMGLALVVVFIGGLCLLIPSLILVFKLFLFDADYVKGKK, via the coding sequence ATGAGTTACGAATTGATTGGCATCTCGGTGCTCTGGCTGTTCTTGTACGGCTATTTAATTATAGCTTCCATTGATTTCGGAGCGGGATTCTTCGCTTTTTATGCACGTTTGACGAAGCAGGATCATTTGATTAATCGTCTGATTTCCCGTTATTTATCACCCGTTTGGGAGATCACAAATGTATTTTTTATCTTTTTCTACATTGGCATCGTCGGATTTTTTCCAGACACAGCCTATTATTATGGCTCCGCGCTACTTGTTCCGGGAAGCATTGCAGTTGTTCTTCTTGCGATTCGCGGTTCGTTCTATGCTTTTGAAAATTACGGTTCCAAGAAAAACATAGTATATCTTTTTTTGTACGGAGCTACAGGTTTGCTTATTCCAGCTTCGTTGTCAGTGGCGCTAACTTTGTCTGAAGGCGGCTTTATCTTGAAGCAGGGTGAGACGGTTTCTCTGGATTACTGGGCGCTGTTTACCAATCCGTTATCGTGGAGCATCGTTGGACTGGCAATCGTGTCCGTTTTGTTCATTAGCGGCTCATTTCTGACATTTTATGCTTCTCGGGCAGAGGATCATTCCGCGTTGAAGCTGATGCGGAACTATGCCCTGTTTTGGAGCACACCGACGATAATTCTCGCACTGACAGCATTTATCTATTTGGGTCAGCACAATGAGCGACATTTTCAAAATATGATGGATTTATGGTGGTTGCTGGCACTTTCCGTTGCTTTCTTCATGATCGCGATGTGGCTGTTATATAACGGACGCCGTTACGGATTAGCTTTCATATGCATCATGTTACAGTTTTTCACTGCCTTTTTCGCTTATGGGATTGGGCAATACCCTTATATTCTTGATCCGTATATCACGATTCAGAGCAGTGCAACTTCACCAGCAATGGGCTTAGCGTTAGTTGTTGTGTTTATCGGCGGTCTATGCCTGTTGATCCCATCCCTTATTCTGGTCTTCAAACTCTTCCTGTTTGATGCGGATTATGTAAAAGGGAAAAAATAA
- a CDS encoding copper amine oxidase N-terminal domain-containing protein has product MMKKLTISLFASSLLVLPVITVPSFAADTYKPTIINNGQINNGRVLIPIRAVSENLGASVEWFQAEKEVKIKNGDSTIWLAANFKRAIIESPPTTDNPDIPRREYIDLDTATQVIKGTTYVPLRFVGQSLGANVLWNQQSKQATMTLGGKGLVVNMEQPSIQISDQQKIMDSQLKLLSDKLNQAVDVTSIKNISSYFKPYFTDKLIKSIVQNKGLNTASTYEGPASSPVYISKTSATLSQSVILANGLTGEDQYAEDRMITLVFTNGVWKVDNVSKGLRVLISGFSDFQPQ; this is encoded by the coding sequence ATGATGAAAAAATTGACGATTTCCTTATTTGCCTCATCTTTACTTGTGCTTCCAGTAATAACGGTGCCTAGCTTTGCGGCGGATACATACAAACCTACGATTATAAACAACGGCCAAATTAACAACGGTCGAGTTCTCATTCCGATACGAGCTGTTTCAGAAAATTTAGGCGCGAGTGTGGAATGGTTTCAAGCGGAGAAAGAAGTAAAGATTAAAAATGGCGATTCGACCATCTGGCTTGCCGCAAATTTCAAACGTGCAATTATTGAATCACCGCCGACTACAGATAACCCAGATATCCCGCGCCGGGAATATATTGATTTGGATACTGCCACGCAGGTCATTAAAGGAACAACCTATGTTCCGCTACGCTTTGTCGGTCAATCGTTAGGTGCGAATGTCTTATGGAACCAACAATCTAAGCAGGCGACAATGACATTGGGCGGTAAGGGACTCGTTGTCAACATGGAGCAACCATCTATTCAAATCTCTGACCAGCAGAAAATTATGGATTCACAGTTAAAACTACTTTCCGATAAATTAAATCAAGCAGTCGATGTCACTTCAATTAAAAATATTAGTTCCTACTTCAAACCGTACTTTACGGATAAATTAATTAAGTCTATCGTTCAAAATAAAGGCTTGAATACAGCTAGTACCTATGAAGGGCCTGCCTCGTCACCAGTATACATTAGCAAGACTTCAGCCACGCTTTCGCAATCGGTTATATTGGCAAATGGACTAACAGGAGAAGATCAATATGCTGAGGATCGTATGATCACTCTCGTATTTACGAATGGTGTATGGAAGGTCGATAACGTCAGCAAGGGGTTGAGGGTACTAATCTCAGGGTTCTCAGATTTTCAACCTCAATAA
- the cydC gene encoding thiol reductant ABC exporter subunit CydC, producing the protein MNELAVLSKAMIQERKDIILSILGGFIAGIAGVALFSASGYLISQTVFAPPLYTLIVLTSMVKLLGLLRAVSRYGERLYSHRATFSMLSRLRTSFFAKLIPLTPGILNKNRSGDLLARIVGDVESLQNYFLRVAYPPIMVVMVFLATVLFTSAFSIWIAVLFVVGMLITAFVVPGIVLLGQRRIHGRVREQRAQLSTEVTEVLYGFRDLKVYGQLAQREEQLQHASAVLAAEQQRAAGHLLRGQSMHTFVTFLISWGVLTLGAYLIMEGALAGVFLAMLVMASQTVFEEATAMATLPAYKEDSEHAAKRLTETVQNIDEQSSQPVGALSVDHAVTIELSDVTFQYEGEWRPALRDMSLHILSGSKTAIVGPSGSGKSTIIELLLKLRTPTAGDIRLNDISVKELDETSIWQSANVVFQQSHFFRGTIRDNLLLNGEEHTDEQLSDVLTKMQLPDTSLSDMVYEKGENLSDGEKQRLALARAMLRKGRLWLLDEPTSSLDYVTEHHVLKHLYAQAANDTLLLICHRLTGLEEMDQIVVMDQGKVVETGSYSELMGQKGYFYEMKKIEQQMIGEVGV; encoded by the coding sequence TTGAATGAGCTGGCTGTTCTGTCAAAAGCGATGATTCAGGAGCGCAAGGATATCATCCTCTCCATTTTGGGTGGATTTATCGCCGGCATAGCGGGTGTGGCACTTTTTTCTGCGAGCGGGTATCTAATTTCGCAAACGGTATTTGCGCCACCGCTATATACGTTAATTGTACTCACCTCTATGGTCAAACTGCTTGGTCTGCTTCGGGCGGTGAGTCGTTATGGAGAACGTTTGTATTCTCACAGGGCGACGTTCTCTATGCTGAGCCGTTTACGTACATCCTTTTTTGCCAAGCTTATTCCTTTAACGCCTGGTATATTGAACAAAAATCGAAGCGGGGATCTGCTTGCGCGGATCGTTGGGGATGTGGAAAGTTTGCAAAATTATTTTTTGCGAGTTGCTTATCCCCCGATCATGGTCGTCATGGTGTTTTTGGCTACGGTGTTGTTTACTTCTGCCTTTTCGATCTGGATTGCCGTTCTGTTTGTGGTAGGTATGCTGATAACAGCATTCGTTGTACCGGGAATTGTTTTGCTCGGGCAGCGGAGAATACATGGACGCGTTCGTGAGCAGAGGGCGCAGCTGTCCACGGAAGTCACCGAAGTGTTGTACGGTTTCCGGGATTTGAAAGTTTACGGGCAATTGGCACAGCGGGAGGAGCAGCTTCAGCATGCTTCCGCTGTATTGGCAGCTGAGCAGCAACGAGCAGCCGGGCACTTGCTGCGCGGGCAATCAATGCACACTTTTGTTACATTTCTCATTTCCTGGGGGGTGCTGACGCTTGGCGCTTATTTAATTATGGAAGGGGCGCTTGCCGGCGTATTTCTTGCCATGTTAGTCATGGCCTCACAAACCGTATTCGAAGAAGCGACGGCTATGGCCACATTACCCGCGTATAAAGAGGATAGCGAGCACGCAGCCAAACGACTGACGGAAACGGTACAGAACATAGATGAACAGTCTTCGCAGCCAGTCGGCGCATTGTCTGTTGATCATGCTGTTACGATAGAACTATCCGATGTTACGTTTCAATATGAAGGGGAGTGGAGACCGGCCCTCAGGGATATGTCCCTGCACATTTTATCTGGTTCCAAAACGGCGATTGTCGGGCCGAGTGGGTCCGGAAAATCAACGATTATCGAATTGCTGCTCAAGCTGCGGACACCAACGGCTGGCGATATACGACTAAACGACATTTCGGTGAAGGAACTGGATGAGACGAGCATTTGGCAATCGGCTAATGTGGTGTTTCAGCAAAGCCATTTCTTCCGAGGAACGATCCGGGACAATCTGCTGCTGAATGGAGAAGAACATACTGACGAACAATTGTCGGATGTGCTGACTAAAATGCAGCTGCCCGATACATCGTTGTCCGATATGGTGTATGAAAAAGGGGAGAATCTGTCAGACGGCGAGAAGCAGCGGTTGGCTCTGGCGCGAGCGATGCTCCGCAAAGGACGGTTATGGCTTCTGGACGAACCAACTTCATCGCTCGATTATGTGACAGAGCATCACGTTTTGAAGCATCTTTACGCACAGGCGGCTAATGATACGCTTCTACTGATTTGTCATCGGCTTACCGGATTGGAAGAAATGGACCAGATTGTGGTCATGGACCAAGGCAAGGTAGTCGAAACGGGTTCCTATTCGGAGCTGATGGGGCAAAAAGGCTATTTTTATGAGATGAAAAAAATCGAACAGCAAATGATCGGAGAAGTTGGAGTGTAA